In one window of Henckelia pumila isolate YLH828 chromosome 1, ASM3356847v2, whole genome shotgun sequence DNA:
- the LOC140876474 gene encoding serine/threonine-protein kinase 12-like isoform X1, with amino-acid sequence MESGVPLKFTLLKQSSMAPERDSESLDSMDGEHEFGDVSDIDPGLRLMFLANEGELEGIKELLDSGADVNFRDIDYRTALHVAACQGNHDVAKLLVENGAELDLKDRWGSTPLADAIHYKSYGVIELLERYGAKRLMAPAPMHVQNAREVPEYEINPRELDFSNSVKITKGTFRIASWGGTQVAVKPFWEGIADEDKVRAFRDELALLQKIRHPNVVQFLGAVTQSSPMMIVTEYLPKGDLHEYLKRKGALKPVAALRFAMDIARGMNYLHEHKPEAIIHRDLEPSNILRDDSGHLKVADFGVSKLLEVANRVKEDRPLSCQDTSCRYVAPEVFKNEEYDTKVDVFSFALILQEMIEGHPPLYAKEDYQVPESYAAKERPPFRASPKLYAHGLKELIERCWSENPADRPTFKQLIPRLESIYNRFGHRRRWTVGFSTSSLSRSILSLFTCLVYMCVGCISNIVKI; translated from the exons ATGGAATCCGGTGTGCCTCTGAAATTTACACTGTTGAAGCAGTCGTCCATGGCTCCAGAGCGGGACTCTGAGAGCCTGGACAGCATGGACGGTGAGCATGAATTTGGAGATGTGAGTGACATTGATCCTGGATTGAGGCTGATGTTCTTGGCAAACGAGGGTGAATTAGAAGGAATAAAAGAACTTTTAGATTCTGGTGCAGATGTTAATTTCAGAGATATCGATTATCGGACTGCTCTTCATGTTGCTGCTTGCCAGGGAAACCATGACGTTGCCAAGTTGTTGGTAGAAAATGGGGCGGAGTTAGACCTTAAAGACAGATGGGGAAGCACG CCTCTTGCAGACGCGATACATTATAAGAGTTACGGTGTGATCGAACTGTTGGAGAGATATGGTGCTAAGCGTTTG ATGGCTCCTGCTCCAATGCATGTTCAGAATGCTCGTGAGGTACCAGAATATGAGATTAATCCAAGAGAACTCGATTTCTCGAACAGTGTTAAAATAACCAAG GGAACCTTCAGAATAGCTTCATGGGGTGGAACACAAGTTGCTGTTAAACCATTTTGGGAGGGTATTGCTGATGAAGATAAAGT GCGGGCATTCAGGGACGAGCTTGCGTTGCTTCAGAAAATAAGGCATCCAAATGTTGTACAATTTCTTGGTGCCGTGACACAAAGTAGTCCTATGATGATTGTTACTGAATACTTACCAAAG GGTGACCTTCATGAGTATTTGAAAAGAAAAGGAGCTCTTAAACCTGTAGCAGCTCTCAGATTTGCTATGGACATTGCAAG GGGAATGAACTATCTACATGAACATAAACCTGAAGCAATTATTCATCGTGATCTTGAGCCTTC AAATATCTTGAGAGATGATTCTGGACATCTGAAAGTTGCAGACTTTGGCGTTAGCAAGCTTCTAGAAGTTGCCAACAGAGTTAAAGAAGATAGGCCTCTTAGCTGTCAGGATACTTCTT GTCGGTATGTGGCTcctgaagttttcaaaaatgagGAGTATGATACCAAAGTGGATGTTTTCTCATTCGCTTTGATTCTACAAGAG ATGATTGAAGGACATCCACCGTTGTACGCAAAGGAAGACTATCAAGTTCCCGAATCTTATGCTGCAAAAGAACGGCCCCCTTTTAGGGCCTCACCAAAGTTATATGCTCATGGATTGAAGGA GTTGATTGAGCGGTGTTGGAGCGAAAATCCAGCTGATAGACCAACATTCAAGCAACTAATCCCGAGGCTTGAATCCATCTACAATAGATTTGGCCACAGAAGGCGTTGGACGGTCGGTTTTTCTACTTCCTCTCTCTCTCGCTCAATACTCTCCCTTTTCACATGCCTTGTGTACATGTGCGTGGGATGCATATCTAATATTGTCaagatataa
- the LOC140881942 gene encoding U-box domain-containing protein 17-like, whose protein sequence is MFPSFWKRSLSLVAVPLLGGLSNASLLETLCAFSTELVSAFSGETDAAPFFQRGNFRSLIRKIQVLSVMVDALREAAFLQVDPTVFLCLKELYLFLYRAKLLLDYVKGSSKLWLLFRNYAISGHFHDLNQEISILLDIFPLQECQLPVDVKEQVELLRKHSRKSRLIVDSHEYLLKLKLYDFLKEFEEGRIPHSNDLHSFFVEKLMIRDVRSCRVEIEFLEKQIVDHNGDIDPMNSILNGFVALTRYSRYLLFRFEDEEGELRCWNKQTKKCLISKEISETFTSIPKDFCCPISLEMMTDPVVVSTGQTYDRESISRWMEEGHCTCPKTGQMLVHTRLVPNRTLRNLILLWCMGKGISYVPVENVDSSSESAVAASRKKAATEATKATVCLLVEQLANGTPRAKTVAALEIRLLAKTRKESRACIGEAGAFPPLKMLLTSLDAVAQENSITAMLNLSLDKKNTSRIMDMEGCLGAIVEVLKFGRTPEARENAAATLFSLSTVHEIKKQIAEEQGAIEALAGLLRNGTPRGQKDAVTALYNLSTHTEICARMINSGAITVLVDALRDEDVCEEAAGALALLVRQPIGAEAVGNEERAVSGLIEMIRCGTPRGKENAVAALLELCRGGGPATIEKVVNAPSLAGLLQSLLFTGTKRARRYAAALGRVFQRSENVFVVRYTTIPGGNSTAARDAMPVSISVPVL, encoded by the coding sequence ATGTTCCCGTCGTTTTGGAAGAGATCGCTGTCGTTGGTGGCGGTTCCTTTGCTGGGGGGTCTGTCGAATGCTTCGCTTTTGGAGACCCTCTGCGCGTTTTCTACGGAGTTGGTGTCAGCATTCTCCGGTGAAACTGATGCGGCGCCTTTCTTTCAGAGAGGGAATTTCCGGTCTCTGATTCGGAAAATTCAGGTGCTTTCTGTGATGGTGGATGCTCTTCGAGAAGCGGCGTTCTTGCAAGTGGATCCCACAGTGTTTTTATGCTTGAAGGAGCTGTACTTGTTTCTTTACAGGGCGAAACTCTTGCTTGATTATGTCAAAGGTTCTAGTAAGTTGTGGTTGTTGTTTAGGAACTATGCGATTTCGGGTCATTTTCATGATTTGAATCAGGAAATATCCATCCTTTTGGATATTTTCCCTCTTCAAGAATGTCAGTTGCCTGTGGATGTTAAAGAGCAAGTCGAGTTGTTAAGAAAACACTCGAGAAAGTCGAGATTGATTGTCGATAGCCACGAATATTTGTTAAAGTTGAAGTTGTATGATTTCTTGAAGGAATTTGAAGAGGGGAGGATTCCCCATAGCAATGATTTGCACTCCTTTTTTGTAGAAAAATTGATGATTCGCGATGTAAGAAGTTGTAGAGTTGAGATTGAGTTCTTGGAGAAGCAGATTGTTGATCACAACGGGGATATTGACCCTATGAATTCCATTCTTAATGGGTTCGTGGCTTTGACACGGTACAGTAGGTACTTACTATTTAGATTTGAAGATGAGGAGGGTGAATTAAGGTGCTGGAACAAGCAAACGAAGAAATGCTTGATTTCAAAGGAAATTTCTGAAACATTTACATCTATCCCCAAGGATTTTTGTTGCCCGATATCACTTGAAATGATGACGGATCCGGTGGTAGTATCCACTGGTCAAACGTATGATCGTGAGTCAATTTCGAGATGGATGGAAGAAGGACACTGTACTTGTCCCAAGACTGGACAGATGCTTGTTCATACTCGATTGGTGCCGAATAGAACTCTGAGAAATCTAATTCTACTGTGGTGCATGGGTAAAGGTATTTCATACGTTCCAGTTGAGAACGTGGATTCATCTTCTGAAAGTGCTGTGGCTGCTTCGCGGAAGAAAGCTGCTACTGAAGCTACAAAAGCCACAGTGTGCCTACTCGTCGAACAACTAGCTAATGGGACGCCTAGGGCAAAGACTGTGGCTGCCTTGGAGATTAGATTGCTGGCTAAAACAAGGAAGGAGAGCCGGGCTTGCATAGGTGAGGCTGGTGCTTTTCCTCCTCTGAAAATGCTACTTACGTCTTTGGATGCTGTTGCACAAGAAAACTCCATAACTGCAATGCTAAACTTGTCTCTCGACAAAAAGAACACAAGCAGAATCATGGATATGGAAGGGTGCTTAGGGGCAATCGTTGAAGTTTTGAAATTCGGGCGCACCCCTGAGGCCAGGGAGAATGCCGCCGCAACATTATTCAGCCTTTCCACTGTTCATGAAATCAAGAAACAAATAGCCGAAGAACAAGGGGCGATTGAAGCCTTGGCTGGTCTGCTGAGAAACGGAACTCCCAGAGGTCAAAAAGACGCCGTTACTGCTTTGTATAACCTATCAACTCACACCGAGATTTGTGCAAGAATGATCAACTCGGGGGCCATAACCGTGCTAGTTGACGCACTAAGAGATGAAGACGTGTGTGAAGAAGCAGCAGGTGCGTTAGCCCTGCTTGTTAGGCAGCCAATAGGTGCTGAAGCAGTAGGAAACGAGGAAAGAGCTGTCAGTGGGCTGATTGAAATGATACGATGTGGCACTCCGAGGGGTAAAGAAAACGCTGTGGCAGCGTTGCTCGAACTATGTAGAGGCGGCGGTCCGGCTACCATAGAGAAGGTTGTGAATGCACCCTCATTGGCTGGTTTGTTGCAGAGTTTACTATTTACAGGCACAAAACGAGCCAGGAGATATGCAGCAGCACTAGGTAGGGTGTTCCAAAGGAGTGAGAATGTGTTCGTGGTCCGGTATACTACGATTCCAGGCGGGAACTCGACCGCAGCAAGAGATGCAATGCCAGTATCCATCAGTGTTCCTGTATTATAG
- the LOC140876474 gene encoding serine/threonine-protein kinase 12-like isoform X2 translates to MESGVPLKFTLLKQSSMAPERDSESLDSMDGEHEFGDVSDIDPGLRLMFLANEGELEGIKELLDSGADVNFRDIDYRTALHVAACQGNHDVAKLLVENGAELDLKDRWGSTPLADAIHYKSYGVIELLERYGAKRLMAPAPMHVQNAREVPEYEINPRELDFSNSVKITKGTFRIASWGGTQVAVKPFWEGIADEDKVRAFRDELALLQKIRHPNVVQFLGAVTQSSPMMIVTEYLPKGDLHEYLKRKGALKPVAALRFAMDIARGMNYLHEHKPEAIIHRDLEPSNILRDDSGHLKVADFGVSKLLEVANRVKEDRPLSCQDTSCRYVAPEVFKNEEYDTKVDVFSFALILQEMIEGHPPLYAKEDYQVPESYAAKERPPFRASPKLYAHGLKELIERCWSENPADRPTFKQLIPRLESIYNRFGHRRRWTVRPLKCFQNPDWKKDPSSLSSRTSSSRSRGSN, encoded by the exons ATGGAATCCGGTGTGCCTCTGAAATTTACACTGTTGAAGCAGTCGTCCATGGCTCCAGAGCGGGACTCTGAGAGCCTGGACAGCATGGACGGTGAGCATGAATTTGGAGATGTGAGTGACATTGATCCTGGATTGAGGCTGATGTTCTTGGCAAACGAGGGTGAATTAGAAGGAATAAAAGAACTTTTAGATTCTGGTGCAGATGTTAATTTCAGAGATATCGATTATCGGACTGCTCTTCATGTTGCTGCTTGCCAGGGAAACCATGACGTTGCCAAGTTGTTGGTAGAAAATGGGGCGGAGTTAGACCTTAAAGACAGATGGGGAAGCACG CCTCTTGCAGACGCGATACATTATAAGAGTTACGGTGTGATCGAACTGTTGGAGAGATATGGTGCTAAGCGTTTG ATGGCTCCTGCTCCAATGCATGTTCAGAATGCTCGTGAGGTACCAGAATATGAGATTAATCCAAGAGAACTCGATTTCTCGAACAGTGTTAAAATAACCAAG GGAACCTTCAGAATAGCTTCATGGGGTGGAACACAAGTTGCTGTTAAACCATTTTGGGAGGGTATTGCTGATGAAGATAAAGT GCGGGCATTCAGGGACGAGCTTGCGTTGCTTCAGAAAATAAGGCATCCAAATGTTGTACAATTTCTTGGTGCCGTGACACAAAGTAGTCCTATGATGATTGTTACTGAATACTTACCAAAG GGTGACCTTCATGAGTATTTGAAAAGAAAAGGAGCTCTTAAACCTGTAGCAGCTCTCAGATTTGCTATGGACATTGCAAG GGGAATGAACTATCTACATGAACATAAACCTGAAGCAATTATTCATCGTGATCTTGAGCCTTC AAATATCTTGAGAGATGATTCTGGACATCTGAAAGTTGCAGACTTTGGCGTTAGCAAGCTTCTAGAAGTTGCCAACAGAGTTAAAGAAGATAGGCCTCTTAGCTGTCAGGATACTTCTT GTCGGTATGTGGCTcctgaagttttcaaaaatgagGAGTATGATACCAAAGTGGATGTTTTCTCATTCGCTTTGATTCTACAAGAG ATGATTGAAGGACATCCACCGTTGTACGCAAAGGAAGACTATCAAGTTCCCGAATCTTATGCTGCAAAAGAACGGCCCCCTTTTAGGGCCTCACCAAAGTTATATGCTCATGGATTGAAGGA GTTGATTGAGCGGTGTTGGAGCGAAAATCCAGCTGATAGACCAACATTCAAGCAACTAATCCCGAGGCTTGAATCCATCTACAATAGATTTGGCCACAGAAGGCGTTGGACG GTTAGACCATTGAAATGCTTTCAGAATCCTGACTGGAAGAAAGACCCTTCAAGTTTAAGTAGCCGAACTAGTTCGTCCCGATCCAGGGGGAGCAACTAG